From a region of the Panicum virgatum strain AP13 chromosome 2K, P.virgatum_v5, whole genome shotgun sequence genome:
- the LOC120693568 gene encoding uncharacterized protein LOC120693568 isoform X1, whose product MENTAAPEARVYTRRKGDGKLVSLSGAKEMTRPCWDRMKAEDDEKDSLKPLMKKKALMKMYFGLFADEVEENFLLLDWMTQIRLGDEHASESRLLKQAEAAKTDVPETMESDYEAYTASTFRDDWMAVWSRKFGCFEDTTKLRPMRFTDKPAPSYGAFPMSALQVFSVRVEGIRRGLQWPLDVFGIIAVRDTVDLNRNIIFSRTRDNCQTLTKEDRNLALVGPSRAVVWQDHLYIEVKLTVKGPTESEDKDLSFLVVPFACGNAAYSYHKYSYRTSKLSTVRLSLGPIVDSVEATIFVRVSDGSWPDGFRAQFAAFTTGIRRKIAPSIDHKKIILLDSGSRKVPFNAGGIELSRRVVSVETTGKLRVCIKAWKIVESAKNAVKDELFFTPQEAGRSSGLLDAGFCKMEVTVAWSLITCD is encoded by the exons ATGGAGAATACGGCAGCTCCTGAGGCGAGAGTGTATACTAGGCGCAAAGGTGACGGAAAGCTGGTGAGTTTGTCGGGAGCCAAGGAGATGACGCGGCCGTGCTGGGATAGGATGAAGGCGGAAGATGATGAGAAAGATTCGCTCAAGCCGTTGATGAAAAAAAAGGCGTTGATGAAGATGTACTTTGGGCTTTTTGCGGATGAAGTCGAAGAGAATTTTTTGTTGTTGGACTGGATGACACAAATCCGTTTGGGTGATGAGCACGCATCGGAATCTCGCCTGTTGAAACAAGCGGAGGCGGCGAAAACGGATGTCCCCGAGACGATGGAATCTGACTATGAAGCCTATACAGCTAGCACGTTTCGCGATGATTGGATGGCTGTTTGGTCCCGCAAGTTCGGCTGTTTCGAAGACACCA CGAAGCTCCGCCCAATGCGTTTTACCGATAAGCCCGCACCCAGTTATGGCGCCTTCCCCATGAGCGCTCTGCAAGTGTTTTCAGTCAGGGTTGAAGGAATCAGAAGGGGCTTGCAGTGGCCGCTTGATGTGTTTGGTATTATCGCCGTGCGCGACACCGTCGACCTCAACCGCAACATCATCTTCAGCCGCACGAGGGACAATTGCCAGACACTCACCAAGGAG GATCGAAATTTAGCACTGGTAGGTCCAAGCCGCGCCGTTGTGTGGCAAGATCATCTGTACATCGAGGTTAAGCTGACGGTGAAGGGGCCTACCGAATCCGAGGATAAAGACTTGAGCTTTCTAGTTGTGCCATTTGCATGTGGTAATGCGGCATACTCATATCACAAATATAGTTACAGAACCAGCAAGCTTAGTACGGTGAGGCTTTCACTTGGTCCTATTGTTGACTCTGTGGAGGCCACAATATTTGTGCGAGTCAGTGATGGGTCATGGCCAGATGGTTTCCGTGCCCAATTCGCTGCATTTACCACTGGCATTCGTCGCAAGATAGCCCCTAGCATTGATCACAAGAAGATAATCTTGCTTGATTCTGGAAGCAGAAAAGTGCCTTTTAATGCTGGAGGGATCGAGCTTTCACGGCGTGTCGTTTCGGTTGAGACTACTGGGAAGCTGAGAGTCTGCATCAAGGCGTGGAAGATTGTGGAAAGTGCTAAGAATGCTGTGAAGGATGAGTTATTTTTCACACCCCAGGAAGCGGGGAGAAGCTCTGGTTTGCTTGATGCTGGCTTTTGTAAGATGGAAGTTACCGTCGCCTGGTCCCTCATTACCTGTGATTAA
- the LOC120693568 gene encoding uncharacterized protein LOC120693568 isoform X2, which translates to MSPRRWNLTMKPIQLARFAMIGWLFGPASSAVSKTPISNRAHPAKLRPMRFTDKPAPSYGAFPMSALQVFSVRVEGIRRGLQWPLDVFGIIAVRDTVDLNRNIIFSRTRDNCQTLTKEDRNLALVGPSRAVVWQDHLYIEVKLTVKGPTESEDKDLSFLVVPFACGNAAYSYHKYSYRTSKLSTVRLSLGPIVDSVEATIFVRVSDGSWPDGFRAQFAAFTTGIRRKIAPSIDHKKIILLDSGSRKVPFNAGGIELSRRVVSVETTGKLRVCIKAWKIVESAKNAVKDELFFTPQEAGRSSGLLDAGFCKMEVTVAWSLITCD; encoded by the exons ATGTCCCCGAGACGATGGAATCTGACTATGAAGCCTATACAGCTAGCACGTTTCGCGATGATTGGATGGCTGTTTGGTCCCGCAAGTTCGGCTGTTTCGAAGACACCA ATCTCCAACCGCGCACATCCAGCGAAGCTCCGCCCAATGCGTTTTACCGATAAGCCCGCACCCAGTTATGGCGCCTTCCCCATGAGCGCTCTGCAAGTGTTTTCAGTCAGGGTTGAAGGAATCAGAAGGGGCTTGCAGTGGCCGCTTGATGTGTTTGGTATTATCGCCGTGCGCGACACCGTCGACCTCAACCGCAACATCATCTTCAGCCGCACGAGGGACAATTGCCAGACACTCACCAAGGAG GATCGAAATTTAGCACTGGTAGGTCCAAGCCGCGCCGTTGTGTGGCAAGATCATCTGTACATCGAGGTTAAGCTGACGGTGAAGGGGCCTACCGAATCCGAGGATAAAGACTTGAGCTTTCTAGTTGTGCCATTTGCATGTGGTAATGCGGCATACTCATATCACAAATATAGTTACAGAACCAGCAAGCTTAGTACGGTGAGGCTTTCACTTGGTCCTATTGTTGACTCTGTGGAGGCCACAATATTTGTGCGAGTCAGTGATGGGTCATGGCCAGATGGTTTCCGTGCCCAATTCGCTGCATTTACCACTGGCATTCGTCGCAAGATAGCCCCTAGCATTGATCACAAGAAGATAATCTTGCTTGATTCTGGAAGCAGAAAAGTGCCTTTTAATGCTGGAGGGATCGAGCTTTCACGGCGTGTCGTTTCGGTTGAGACTACTGGGAAGCTGAGAGTCTGCATCAAGGCGTGGAAGATTGTGGAAAGTGCTAAGAATGCTGTGAAGGATGAGTTATTTTTCACACCCCAGGAAGCGGGGAGAAGCTCTGGTTTGCTTGATGCTGGCTTTTGTAAGATGGAAGTTACCGTCGCCTGGTCCCTCATTACCTGTGATTAA